The following are encoded in a window of Megalobrama amblycephala isolate DHTTF-2021 linkage group LG19, ASM1881202v1, whole genome shotgun sequence genomic DNA:
- the ss18l2 gene encoding SS18-like protein 2 isoform X1, which translates to MSVVFVPKRQRGKAQINQETIQRLLNENDQLVRCITEYLQKGRATECVQYQQILHRNIVYLGTIADAGTEILPEETQNPTAANDSNPYENKITLAERCS; encoded by the exons ATGTCTGTTGTTTTTGTTCCCAAACGGCAGCGCGGAAAAGCGCAAATCAACCAGGAGACAATTCAAAGA CTGCTGAATGAGAACGATCAGCTGGTGAGATGCATCACTGAGTATCTGCAGAAGGGCCGAGCCACCGAGTGTGTCCA ATACCAGCAGATTTTACACCGGAACATTGTGTATTTGGGAACCATAGCTGATGCCGGCACAGAGATCCTGCCGGAGGAGACGCAGAATCCAACTGCTGCAAACGACTCA aatccctatgaaaataaaatcacattGGCCGAAAGATGCTCCTGA
- the ss18l2 gene encoding SS18-like protein 2 isoform X2, which translates to MSVVFVPKRQRGKAQINQETIQRLLNENDQLVRCITEYLQKGRATECVQYQQILHRNIVYLGTIADAGTEILPEETQNPTAANDSVS; encoded by the exons ATGTCTGTTGTTTTTGTTCCCAAACGGCAGCGCGGAAAAGCGCAAATCAACCAGGAGACAATTCAAAGA CTGCTGAATGAGAACGATCAGCTGGTGAGATGCATCACTGAGTATCTGCAGAAGGGCCGAGCCACCGAGTGTGTCCA ATACCAGCAGATTTTACACCGGAACATTGTGTATTTGGGAACCATAGCTGATGCCGGCACAGAGATCCTGCCGGAGGAGACGCAGAATCCAACTGCTGCAAACGACTCAGTCAGTTAG